Proteins from one Juglans microcarpa x Juglans regia isolate MS1-56 chromosome 1S, Jm3101_v1.0, whole genome shotgun sequence genomic window:
- the LOC121245978 gene encoding outer envelope pore protein 16-2, chloroplastic-like isoform X3, protein MSNSRKMETSSSTRSLNLLDNGGFFDLGHPLLNRIADSFFKASGIGAIQAVSRQAYFTAIEGAGVLDSGGGIPPEISCAKKHRFRDLKGTHERETNRKSLEAMVVNARKESLQWGKIVQ, encoded by the exons ATGAGCAATAGCCGTAAGATGGAGACAAGTAGTAGTACAAGGTCCTTGAATTTGCTCGACAACGGTGGCTTCTTCGACCTCGGTCACCCTCTCCTTAACCGCATCGCCGACAGTTTCTTCAAAGCCTCCGGG ATAGGAGCTATTCAGGCTGTATCGCGCCAGGCTTATTTTACAGCCATTGAAG ggGCAGGAGTACTTGATTCGGGTGGTGGTATCCCGCCGGAGATCTCATGTGCCAAGAAGCATCGATTCCGGGACCTCAAAGGTACTCATGAGA gagAAACCAACAGAAAATCTCTCGAAGCCATG GTGGTGAATGCTCGAAAAGAGTCATTACAATGGG